A stretch of DNA from Deltaproteobacteria bacterium:
CCTCTTCGAGGGTTTTTCCATAGCACATAACACCTGGGAGTTCGATCACCTCGGCGATCCAACGCCCATCAGACTCTTGCTCATTCTCGACCAAGAACTTCATGGCCTCGACTCCTTTCCCCTTCGCACTATCATACGCATTTTCCATATCGCTGGCGATAGCCGGCTCTTCAGAATTTGTAGTGGGTTGACGGGTTTTTGGGGTCACGGCCGTCAGTT
This window harbors:
- a CDS encoding type II toxin-antitoxin system HicB family antitoxin, with protein sequence MKFLVENEQESDGRWIAEVIELPGVMCYGKTLEEAKPRVQALALRVIADRIENGEAGPDLTTISFEAA